The proteins below come from a single Sorghum bicolor cultivar BTx623 chromosome 4, Sorghum_bicolor_NCBIv3, whole genome shotgun sequence genomic window:
- the LOC8056437 gene encoding uncharacterized protein LOC8056437 produces the protein MATAVLRRPLLAALLPAGAGESGPSRLRLRRRMSPPPARAVSSDSPKPVASTSSPAGGDSPEEEPPVLPLLQELADCLVLPPKFLAQLPRDLRLDLNDAAFDLSNGPVLDECGQEVGDLLLNLAKAWELADTSASNSIAKQLPSMEPYLTHSAKPAFGKRLVSAGRRFQSMGQYGQGELKKIAETMIKNGKLLWTRPVVQSDVQAMKEKRRLKFGELEFEVTAESANIGAAVAAIFGFISWQLAQGVQNVPDSTMQYANDNALQLAKSLKTALLVLGYTSTGLSLFTAFGLLLLAQRINSENKSE, from the exons ATGGCCACGGCCGTCCTCCGCCGCCCACTCCTCGCCGCGCTACTCCCGGCCGGCGCCGGGGAGTCCGGGCCCTCCCGGCTCCGTCTCCGGAGACGCATGTCCCCGCCTCCTGCGCGCGCGGTGTCTTCCGACTCCCCCAAGCCCGTCGCATCCACTTCCTCTCCCGCTGGCGGCGACAGCCCCGAGGAGGAGCCGCCGGTCCTGCCGCTCCTCCAGGAGCTCGCG GATTGCTTGGTTCTTCCGCCCAAGTTCCTCGCTCAGCTCCCGCGCGACCTTCGTCTTGAC CTCAATGATGCCGCTTTTGATCTCTCCAATGGGCCAGTTCTCGATGAG TGTGGCCAAGAAGTGGGTGATCTGCTCCTGAACCTGGCGAAAGCATGGGAGTTGGCTGATACGTCAGCATCGAATAGCATCGCCAAGCAGCTGCCATCGATGGAGCCCTACTTGACGCACAGCGCCAAACCAG CATTTGGCAAGCGGCTGGTGTCAGCTGGAAGGAGGTTTCAGTCAATGGGGCAGTATGGTCAGGGAGAACTCAAGAAG ATTGCTGAAACAATGATCAAGAATGGTAAGCTACTTTGGACACGCCCAGTGGTTCAATCTGATGTTCAGGCTATGAAAGAAAAAAGGAGACTTAAG TTTGGAGAACTGGAGTTCGAAGTGACTGCTGAAAGTGCCAATATCGGTGCTGCAGTAGCGGCAATTTTTGG ATTCATCTCATGGCAACTAGCACAAGGTGTGCAAAATGTTCCTGACAGTACAATGCAATACGCAAATGACAATGCATTGCAGCTGGCCAAG TCGCTCAAGACCGCACTGCTTGTTCTTGGCTACACATCTACCGGCCTATCCTTATTCACGGCTTTTGGGCTGCTGTTGCTAGCCCAGCGGATTAACTCTGAGAACAAATCGGAGTAA
- the LOC8056438 gene encoding alcohol dehydrogenase class-3 has product MASSTQGQVITCKAAVAYEPNKPLVIEDVQVAPPQAGEVRVKILFTALCHTDHYTWSGKDPEGLFPCILGHEAAGVVESVGEGVTEVQPGDHVIPCYQAECKECKFCKSGKTNLCGKVRSATGVGVMMNDMKSRFSVNGKPIYHFMGTSTFSQYTVVHDVSVAKINPQAPLDKVCLLGCGVPTGLGAVWNTAKVEAGSIVAVFGLGTVGLAVAEGAKAAGASRIIGIDIDNKKFDVAKNFGVTEFVNPKDHDKPIQQVLVDLTDGGVDYSFECIGNVSVMRAALECCHKGWGTSVIVGVAASGQEIATRPFQLVTGRVWKGTAFGGFKSRTQVPWLVDKYMNKEIKVDEYITHNMNLADINDAFHLLHEGGCLRCVLAMQI; this is encoded by the exons ATGGCTTCCTCCACCCAGGGTCAGGTCATCACCTGCAAAG CGGCGGTAGCGTACGAGCCGAACAAGCCGCTCGTGATCGAGGACGTGCAGGTGGCGCCGCCGCAGGCCGGCGAGGTCCGCGTCAAGATCCTCTTCACCGCGCTCTGCCACACCGACCACTACACCTGGAGCGGCAAG GATCCTGAGGGTCTGTTTCCTTGCATTCTTGGCCACGAAGCTGCCGG AGTTGTGGAAAGTGTCGGCGAAGGAGTAACTGAGGTGCAGCCTGGGGATCATGTCATTCCTTGTTACCAAGCAGAATGCAAAGAATGCAAGTTTTGCAAGAGCGGAAAGACCAACCTCTGTGGTAAGGTTCGTAGTGCCACAGGCGTAGGTGTCATGATGAATGATATGAAGAGCAGGTTCTCTGTAAATGGAAAGCCCATTTACCATTTCATGGGGACATCAACATTCAGCCAGTACACTGTGGTGCATGATGTCAGTGTTGCAAAGATCAACCCACAGGCCCCCCTAGATAAAGTCTGCCTGCTTGGTTGTGGTGTTCCTACTG GTCTTGGAGCAGTGTGGAATACTGCAAAGGTTGAAGCTGGCTCTATTGTTGCTGTTTTTGGCCTTGGCACAGTTGGACTTGCA GTTGCTGAGGGTGCAAAAGCTGCTGGTGCTTCTCGAATCATTGGCATTGACATTGACAATAAAAAGTTTGACGTTG CAAAGAACTTTGGAGTTACAGAATTTGTTAACCCAAAAGATCATGACAAACCAATACAGCAGGTCTTAGTTGATCTTACAGATGGTGGCGTGGATTACAGTTTTGAATGCATTGGAAATGTTTCAGTTATGCGGGCTGCACTGGAATGCTGCCACAAG GGCTGGGGAACCTCTGTCATCGTTGGCGTCGCTGCTTCTGGCCAGGAGATTGCCACACGGCCATTCCAGCTCGTGACTGGTCGTGTCTGGAAGGGAACAGCTTTCGGTGGCTTCAAGAGCCGAACCCAGGTCCCATGGCTTGTTGATAAGTACATGAACAAG GAAATTAAGGTGGACGAGTACATTACCCACAACATGAACCTGGCTGACATCAACGACGCGTTCCACCTGCTCCACGAAGGTGGCTGCCTGCGCTGCGTGCTGGCAATGCAAATTTGA
- the LOC8056439 gene encoding 2-(3-amino-3-carboxypropyl)histidine synthase subunit 1: MDAGDASTSLALTAAEPSPPSPTRRSTRPGNPPKRFVHTPIPPSILSDPTLAAAAISLLPANYNFELPKTAHRIRSAGARRVALQLPEGLLLFALPLSHLLAPYLEPDPANDVLVLADATYGACCLADRPATALAADVLVHYGHSCLVPVTSSLLPVLYVFVEIRVDATRLAAAVRNAFPDPAAAPRLAIAGTVQFIAAVHAAREMLTKEGYRDIVVPQAKPLSAGEILGCTAPTLKKSEEVGAVVFVADGRFHLEAFMIANPGVKAYRFDPFLGVLVLEEYDHVGMKQARKAAVLAARKAKNWGVILGTLGRQGSTKVLDRVVEHLEEKELEHTVVLMSELSPARMELFGDSIDAWVQIACPRLSIDWGEGFKKPVLTTFEFDVALGYVPGWWEKGSRECGGECGSGCCSGSGTCGNCNCSGGDFGGDYPMDYYSQDGGDWNSCYMKKKPSTGERKLRVRIASNGVQAEKRGNQDSCGVEINTLVR, from the exons atgGACGCCGGCGACGCCTCCACCTCGCTTGCCCTCACGGCGGCGGAGCCATCACCGCCGAGCCCCACCAGGAGGAGCACGAGGCCGGGCAACCCTCCGAAGCGCTTCGTGCACACCCCGATCCCGCCCTCCATCCTCTCCGACCCGAccctggccgccgccgccatctcccTTCTCCCGGCCAACTACAACTTCGAGCTCCCCAAGACGGCGCACCGCATACGGTCCGCGGGCGCCCGCCGCGTCGCGCTCCAGCTCCCCGAGGGCCTGCTCCTCTTCGCGCTCCCGCTGTCGCACCTCCTCGCGCCCTACCTCGAGCCCGACCCGGCCAACGACGTCCTCGTCCTCGCCGACGCCACCTACGGGGCCTGCTGTCTCGCCGACCGCCCCGCCACGGCGCTCGCTGCCGACGTCCTCGTCCACTACGGCCACTCCTGCCTCGTCCCCGTCACGTCCTCCCTCCTCCCGGTGCTCTACGTCTTCGTCGAGATCCGCGTCGACGCCACCCGCCTCGCTGCCGCTGTCCGCAACGCCTTCCCGGACCCCGCCGCCGCGCCCCGCCTCGCCATCGCCGGGACCGTGCAGTTCATCGCCGCGGTGCACGCCGCGCGCGAGATGCTCACCAAAGAGGGGTACCGCGACATCGTCGTGCCGCAGGCGAAGCCGCTCTCCGCCGGCGAGATCCTGGGGTGCACCGCCCCGACACTCAAGAAATCGGAGGAGGTGGGGGCGGTGGTGTTCGTCGCTGACGGGAGGTTTCACCTCGAAGCCTTTATGATCGCCAATCCCGGGGTGAAGGCCTACCGTTTCGACCCATTTCTCGGGGTTCTCGTGCTGGAAGAGTATGACCATGTTGGCATGAAGCAGGCGAGGAAAGCGGCGGTGCTGGCGGCGAGGAAGGCCAAGAACTGGGGAGTCATACTCGGCACCCTGGGCAGGCAGGGGAGCACGAAGGTTCTCGACAGGGTGGTGGAGCATCTGGAGGAGAAAGAGTTGGAGCACACAGTGGTGCTCATGTCGGAGCTTTCCCCGGCGAGGATGGAGCTGTTTGGAGATTCAATTGATGCCTGGGTGCAAATTGCTTGTCCTCGTTTGTCCATTGATTGGGGGGAGGGTTTCAAGAAGCCAGTGCTGACAACCTTCGAGTTTGATGTCGCACTGGGCTATGTCCCTGGGTGGTGGGAGAAGGGGAGTAGGGAATGTGGTGGTGAATGTGGTAGTGGGTGCTGTTCAGGATCAGGAACTTGTGGAAACTGCAACTGCAGTGGTGGGGATTTTGGTGGTGACTACCCGATGGATTACTATTCGCAAGATGGTGGTGATTGGAATAGCTGCTATATGAAGAAGAAGCCATCTACTGGCGAGAGGAAATTGCGGGTTCGGATTG CAAGCAACGGAGTTCAAGCCGAGAAGCGTGGAAATCAGGACTCTTGTGGCGTGGAAATCAATACTCTTGTGAGGTAG